DNA from Deltaproteobacteria bacterium:
AGCCCTGATCGGCGCCATCTACCTCGACCGCGGGTTCGTCACCACGAGGCGCATCCTCGCGCGGCAGTTCGCAAGCGACATCCGGTCGCGCAGCCCGAGCGCCGTCGAGGACTGCAAGACCCGGCTCCAGGAAATCACCCAGAAGCTCTTCAAAGCGACGCCGACCTACACGCTCGTCATGGAGACGGGGCCGGATCACGCGAAGCATTTCGTCAGTCAGATCTCGGTCGGCACCCGCACCTTCGGCCGCGGCGAAGGCCGCACCAAGAAGAGCGCGGAGCAAGCGGCTGCCATGGAGGCCTTGGAGGCGCTGCGCGCGGAAGCGCAGACGGTCGTGCCCCGGCGGGCGAACGTAAGCGAGACGGGAGGACGCGCGGGCGATGACGGCGCCGGCACGTCACGAGCGGCATCGTCCTCCGGAACGAGAGGTCAGCGATGATTCCTGTTCCCGCGATCCGTGTCCGGCAGTTCGGCGTCGACTTCTACCAGGCCGTCCTCACCGGCACCGACGTGCAGAAGCTCGTCCGCTTCGAGGTGCTCTCCTACGACGCCGGCGTCGTCGACGCCGGGATGTCCCAGGGGAAAGGCAAGAAGAAGCGAGCCGCCGCCATCAATTGGGAGCTGCTCGAGAAGCGCATCGCGCGGAGCGCCGAGGCCTACCAGCGCCCCGTCATCCGGAAGAAGATCGTCGAGCTGATCGAGTACTACAACCAGTGCGCCGAAGCGGGGAACCTGCCCGCCATCCCCGGCGCCGTGCTCCTCGTCTCCGAGAAACGGCTCGATTTCAACGCGCTCGGCGGGAACCGCGCCCTCGGCATCCTCCACGTCCCGACCGAGGCGGGCATGCTGCGCGCCCTCGACGGCCAGCACCGCCTGCTCGCGCTGCACCAGCTCGCCGAGACGCGGCCGATCGGCGACGTCCAGGTGCCGGCGGTCATCTTCGACCGGCTCGCGCCCGACCAGGCCGTCGAGATGTTCGTCACCATCAACGCCAAGCATACGAAGCTGAACCCGTCGCACCTGATCAGCCTCGCGGGTCGGCGGCTCTATCCCGACAAGACCCTCGCGACCAGCCACGACATCATCCGCGCGCTCTCCGAGGACGCGGGCTCGCCGCTCCACGGCGAGATCAAGCTCTTCGGGGTCGGCAAAGGCCGGGTCGCACAGGCGCCGCTCGCCGAGGAGCTCAAGAACATCTTCACCTCGGTGCAGGCGCTCGGCGGCCGCGACGCCGACCGCTTCCTCGATCACGCCAAGCGCTTCTTCCTGAACTACTTCAAGCAGATCTCGCACGTCTTCGCGGCGGCGTGGCACGGCCGCAAGTACTCGATCAAGACCGGTATGGCGCTGCGGGCCTTCCTGCGTGTCGTGCCGGACGTGATCGCGGCCGTGAAGGCGAATCGCCGTGACCCGGCCGACGCCAACGCGATCCGCGAGGTCATCGCGCCCTGGGGCGAGACGATCGGCGACTCGCGCTTCGAGACCGAAGCCGAGTGGCGCCAGAAGCTCGCCGGCGGGACGAGCAGCACCGTCGACCAGCTCGCGCGCGAGCTGCGAGGAGCCTTGCGGCGTTGAGCGACCCTGCACCACGGGACCACCGGGCGGGCTTCATCGCGCTCGTCGGACGTCCGAACGTCGGGAAGTCCACGTTGTTGAACCAGGTCGTCGGCACGACGCTCGCCGCCGTCGCCAACAAGCCGCAGACGACCCGGAACCGGATCGTCGGCATCCTGAACCGCCCGCGGGCGCAGCTCGTCTTCGTGGACACGCCCGGCATCCACCACGCGAAGACGCCGATGAACGCCCGCCTCGTCACCACCGCGCGCCAGGCGCTCGGCGATGCCGACGTGGTCGTGCTCGTCCTCGATGCCTCGGCCGGAATCACCGGGGCCGACCGCCACGTCGCCGGCGACGTCCAGGGACGGCCCCACACGGTGATCGCGCTCACCAAGATCGATCTCGTCTCCAAGAGCGCGCTCCTCCCGGCGTGCACGGACGCTCAGGCCCTCCTGTCGAACGCCGAGCTCGTCCCGGTGAGCGGCAAGACCGGCGACAACGTGGAGCGCCTGTGCGAGGTGCTGACGGCGAAGCTCCCCGTCGGGCCGCCGCTCTACCCGCCGGATCAGGTCACCGAGCAGAGCGAGCGCTTCCTCGCCGCCGAAATCGTCCGCGAGAAGGTCATCGCCCAGACGCGCGACGAGGTGCCTTACACGACGGCCGTCGTCGTCGAGGCGTTCCGGGAAGAGCCCGGCCGCAACCTCGTCGTCGTCACCGCCAGCATCATCGTCGAACGCGACAGCCAGAAGGGGATCATCATCGGCGAGCGCGGCCAGCGCGTCCGCGACATCGGCAGAGCCGCGCGCCTCTCGCTGGAGCAGTGCTTCGGCTGCCGGATCTACCTCGAGCTGCACGTGAAGGTGGTACCGGAGTGGAGCAAGAACCCGAGGATGCTCGGTGAGCTCGGGATCTGACGCGCGCGCAGAGGGTCCGCGATGAAGGGACGGGGACGCCTCGATTCCGCGAAGCACGCGACCGAGCGGAAGCGCGAGCGGCGCCGAGGCGGGAAGCCACGGGCCGCGACGCCTCGGCCGCCGAAGGCTCCGCGCTCGCCCGGGGCATCCGTGCCGCGGCCGCGGCGCGACGCCGACGGCGCGCCACGGAATGGCCGCGCCGCGCGGACGGCGCCCGGCGGGGCGGGGTCGGAACAGCGGCCGCCGCGCGCTCCGCGTCCCGAGCGCGCTCCGCGGCGCGAGATCGCGCCCGGCAGCGTCGAGGCGCAGGCGCTCCCGCGGGTCGTGCTCGCGGGCCGCCCCAACGCCGGGAAGTCGTCGCTCTTCAATCGTCTCCTCCGCCGCAGGAAGGCCGTCGTCGACCCGACGCCGGGGGTCACGCGCGACGTCGTCGAGGCCGTCGCCACTTTCGGCGACCGCGCCGTGCTGCTCGTCGACACCGGAGGCTTCGAGGGCGACCACCGCACCGCCGCCGTCGCCACGCCGAGCGCGGATCGCCTCGACCGGGCCGTCCGCGACACGAGCCTCTCCGCGGTCGAGCACGCGGCCCTCGTCGTCTACGTACTCGACGGCAAGTCCGGGCTTTCCGCCGCCGACGAGGCGGCCGCCGCCGAGCTCCGCCGGCGGAGCGTTCCGGTGCTCTTCGTCGTCAACAAGCTCGACTCGCCGGGCCGGCTCGCGCAGGGCTCGGAGTTCTACCGGCTCGGGGCCGACGAGCTGATCCCCGTCTCCGCCGCGCACGGCCACGGCATCCCGGAGCTCGTCGATCGCATCCTCGCGGCGACCCCGGTCGCGTCCGTGGACGGAGAGACGGGCGCCGCCGTCGACGCCATCCGCGTCGCGATCATCGGCCGGCCGAACGCGGGCAAGTCGTCGCTCGTGAACCGCCTCCTCGGCTACGAGCGCGCCATCGTCGACGCCACCGCCGGGACCACGCGCGACGCGCTCGACACGTTGCTCGACGTGGGCGGCACGCGCTACGTGCTCGTCGACACCGCGGGCATCCGCCGCCGCAGCAAGGTCCACGACCCGCTCGAGCGCTCGTCGGTCGGGAGCGCCATCAAGGCGCTCGGCCGCGCCGACGTGGCCGTGTTGGTGATCGATGCCGTCGAAGGGCTCACCACCCAGGACCAGAGGCTCGCCGCGCTGGCGTGGAACGAGGGCCGGGGGCTCGTCCTCGTCGTCAACAAGTGGGACCTCCGCCGCGACGAGAAGCCCAAAGCCTACCTCGAGAACCTCGCGCGCCTCATGCCGACGCTCGAGGGCTTCCCGATGCTGACGATCTCCGCCAGGACCGGCGCCGGCGTCGAGACGGTGCTGCCGGCAGTGAAGCGCGTCGCCGCGGCGCACGCGGCCGAGCTCCAGACCGCGCGCCTCAACCAGGTGCTGATGGAGGCGTTCCGGGCGAAAGAGGCGCCGGCGGTGCGGGGACGCCGCCCACGCATCTACTATGCGACCCAGGTGGGACGCCGACCCCCGACGGTCGTCGTCTTTTCCAGTATCCCCGCAAGCATCCATCCGAGCTACCATCGCTACCTTTCGAACCAGATCGCGAGCGCGTTCCGTTTGAAGGGCACCCCCCTCCGCGTGAGCTTCCGGGCTCGGCACTGACCTCGTCGTCCATGGCGTTCCGCGACACGCTCACCCGCGCCGACCCGTCCGACGACCGCCCGGCCGCCGCTGTCGCCGCTCGCTCGTTCGTCGCAGTCGCGCGGGCGCTCCGCACCGCGGCGACCCGCTTCTACGCCGACGGCTGCCCGACGCTCGCCGCCGCGATCTCGTTCTACGCGCTGCTCTCGCTGATCCCGGTCCTCTTTCTCGTGATCGCGGTCGCCGGGTACGTGATCGGCTCGTCGCAGGACACGTACGGCGCCGTCCTCCGGTGGGTGCGCGAGTTCATCCCGCACCTGAGCGACGACTTCACCCGCAACCTCGAATGGGTCGTGCAGAACCGCGGCCGCCTTTCGTGGCTCGGACTCGGCGCCCTGGTCATCGCGGCGAGCCTCGTCTTCCAGGCGATC
Protein-coding regions in this window:
- the der gene encoding ribosome biogenesis GTPase Der, which translates into the protein MPRPRRDADGAPRNGRAARTAPGGAGSEQRPPRAPRPERAPRREIAPGSVEAQALPRVVLAGRPNAGKSSLFNRLLRRRKAVVDPTPGVTRDVVEAVATFGDRAVLLVDTGGFEGDHRTAAVATPSADRLDRAVRDTSLSAVEHAALVVYVLDGKSGLSAADEAAAAELRRRSVPVLFVVNKLDSPGRLAQGSEFYRLGADELIPVSAAHGHGIPELVDRILAATPVASVDGETGAAVDAIRVAIIGRPNAGKSSLVNRLLGYERAIVDATAGTTRDALDTLLDVGGTRYVLVDTAGIRRRSKVHDPLERSSVGSAIKALGRADVAVLVIDAVEGLTTQDQRLAALAWNEGRGLVLVVNKWDLRRDEKPKAYLENLARLMPTLEGFPMLTISARTGAGVETVLPAVKRVAAAHAAELQTARLNQVLMEAFRAKEAPAVRGRRPRIYYATQVGRRPPTVVVFSSIPASIHPSYHRYLSNQIASAFRLKGTPLRVSFRARH
- a CDS encoding DGQHR domain-containing protein; translation: MIPVPAIRVRQFGVDFYQAVLTGTDVQKLVRFEVLSYDAGVVDAGMSQGKGKKKRAAAINWELLEKRIARSAEAYQRPVIRKKIVELIEYYNQCAEAGNLPAIPGAVLLVSEKRLDFNALGGNRALGILHVPTEAGMLRALDGQHRLLALHQLAETRPIGDVQVPAVIFDRLAPDQAVEMFVTINAKHTKLNPSHLISLAGRRLYPDKTLATSHDIIRALSEDAGSPLHGEIKLFGVGKGRVAQAPLAEELKNIFTSVQALGGRDADRFLDHAKRFFLNYFKQISHVFAAAWHGRKYSIKTGMALRAFLRVVPDVIAAVKANRRDPADANAIREVIAPWGETIGDSRFETEAEWRQKLAGGTSSTVDQLARELRGALRR
- the rnc gene encoding ribonuclease III produces the protein MEERLGYEFRNHDLLDTALTHRSFSATRGARNNEKLEFLGDAVLELAVSDLLMKHSPQHHEGELSKLRASLVNARILAQKAAALGLGELLKLGKGEEKSGGRSKESILAAAFEALIGAIYLDRGFVTTRRILARQFASDIRSRSPSAVEDCKTRLQEITQKLFKATPTYTLVMETGPDHAKHFVSQISVGTRTFGRGEGRTKKSAEQAAAMEALEALRAEAQTVVPRRANVSETGGRAGDDGAGTSRAASSSGTRGQR
- the era gene encoding GTPase Era, whose product is MSDPAPRDHRAGFIALVGRPNVGKSTLLNQVVGTTLAAVANKPQTTRNRIVGILNRPRAQLVFVDTPGIHHAKTPMNARLVTTARQALGDADVVVLVLDASAGITGADRHVAGDVQGRPHTVIALTKIDLVSKSALLPACTDAQALLSNAELVPVSGKTGDNVERLCEVLTAKLPVGPPLYPPDQVTEQSERFLAAEIVREKVIAQTRDEVPYTTAVVVEAFREEPGRNLVVVTASIIVERDSQKGIIIGERGQRVRDIGRAARLSLEQCFGCRIYLELHVKVVPEWSKNPRMLGELGI